The Corynebacterium glaucum genome includes a region encoding these proteins:
- a CDS encoding acid phosphatase, translating to MRTSAAALAFAATLALAPVAAPGIASAAPLTAPQLQSEITGSSTGPAPVHHDGAPVPRPFTPDYLAGYISDISPYQYGIYAEVNRLFPQVRDTQPETMAANLETVVRINNTATPAQIEQAQIDAVASSGGLLATLSPALGEEFGVALRASLSEGRLPKTAYLLDNGYLARTGGLANSTLIEKRVFNYPRPHVVAPERINRYNTEATGDLYLTSPAFPSGHTNQAVLTTSLLAYMVPELAPQLYYRGAEAGHSRVVLGVHYPLDVIGGRMSGYAAAADRLNDPKMRHALDQAADELRAEIEWRTGKSIAELVASDTPYIATADAVAAMDQMMDYGLPRVYVLDAPMEVPQAAPVLLAARFPELTWEQRVEVLRLTASEAGNPLDWQGSGGSWQRINLTAAAAAQVKVNPDGSVAIQ from the coding sequence GTGAGAACTTCCGCCGCCGCTCTTGCCTTCGCCGCAACCCTGGCGCTTGCCCCGGTCGCCGCGCCCGGTATCGCCAGCGCCGCTCCGCTGACCGCGCCACAGCTGCAAAGCGAGATCACTGGTTCTTCGACCGGTCCCGCGCCCGTGCACCACGACGGCGCACCGGTGCCGCGGCCGTTCACGCCGGACTACCTCGCCGGTTACATCTCGGACATCTCGCCGTACCAGTACGGCATCTACGCCGAGGTGAACCGCCTCTTCCCGCAGGTACGCGATACCCAGCCGGAGACCATGGCGGCGAACCTGGAGACCGTAGTGCGCATCAACAACACCGCCACACCGGCCCAGATTGAGCAGGCACAGATCGACGCCGTGGCCTCCTCCGGTGGCCTGTTGGCGACGTTGTCTCCGGCCCTGGGGGAGGAGTTTGGTGTGGCGTTGCGGGCGTCGTTAAGCGAAGGACGATTGCCCAAGACTGCCTACCTTTTGGACAATGGTTACCTTGCGCGCACCGGTGGGCTTGCGAACTCGACGCTGATTGAGAAGCGGGTGTTCAACTACCCGCGGCCGCATGTGGTCGCACCTGAGCGGATCAACCGCTACAACACGGAGGCGACCGGTGACCTGTATCTGACCTCGCCGGCGTTCCCGTCGGGGCACACGAACCAGGCGGTGCTGACCACCAGCCTGTTGGCGTATATGGTGCCTGAGCTCGCGCCGCAGCTGTACTACCGCGGGGCGGAAGCCGGGCATTCGCGAGTGGTGCTGGGCGTGCACTACCCGCTGGACGTGATCGGCGGGCGGATGTCCGGCTACGCGGCGGCTGCGGACCGTCTCAACGACCCGAAGATGCGGCACGCTTTGGACCAGGCGGCGGACGAACTGCGCGCTGAAATCGAGTGGCGCACCGGCAAATCGATTGCGGAGCTGGTGGCCAGCGACACCCCGTACATCGCCACCGCGGACGCCGTCGCCGCGATGGATCAGATGATGGATTACGGCCTGCCGCGGGTGTACGTGCTCGATGCGCCGATGGAGGTGCCGCAGGCAGCGCCGGTGCTGCTCGCCGCTCGATTCCCGGAGCTTACCTGGGAGCAGCGGGTAGAGGTGCTGCGATTGACTGCCTCTGAGGCCGGCAACCCGCTGGATTGGCAAGGCTCGGGCGGGTCTTGGCAGCGCATCAACCTCACGGCAGCGGCGGCTGCGCAGGTGAAGGTGAATCCCGACGGGTCAGTAGCCATCCAGTAA
- a CDS encoding CPBP family intramembrane glutamic endopeptidase has product MQFHLMARPRRWWVPPIEAIILAALFLGLTIVAVVVLLALGGEESEAFDVFVMALILPVPFLAAWLTRRDPTQLLSVERRTRWPLVARSALVAVPMALLVFAYEMRAGGEAVFTTETIVLACLFVLVTPLQAASEELLFRAALPQIAGSWVRSPWVAYGLAILPFVYFHYYNWIGLIDIFIFAACMSFLTWRTGGVEAAIALHAANNIGVFAAGAFFPGRVPAVDIDWPTAAFYISVIVTATALTGWLLTRRDSPSPAQPPLP; this is encoded by the coding sequence ATGCAGTTTCATTTGATGGCGCGCCCGCGCCGCTGGTGGGTACCGCCGATCGAGGCCATCATTCTCGCAGCGCTGTTTCTCGGCCTAACCATCGTGGCGGTGGTGGTCCTGCTCGCCCTCGGCGGTGAAGAGTCCGAGGCATTTGACGTATTCGTCATGGCGCTGATACTCCCCGTGCCGTTCCTCGCCGCATGGCTCACCCGGCGCGATCCAACGCAGTTGCTGTCAGTGGAGCGTCGAACTCGCTGGCCTTTGGTCGCTCGCAGTGCCCTGGTTGCAGTGCCCATGGCCCTACTTGTCTTCGCCTACGAGATGCGCGCGGGCGGGGAGGCGGTGTTCACCACCGAAACGATTGTGCTGGCCTGCCTGTTCGTGCTGGTTACTCCCTTACAGGCCGCGTCGGAAGAGCTCCTCTTTCGTGCCGCACTCCCGCAGATCGCCGGGAGCTGGGTGCGCTCCCCTTGGGTGGCGTACGGCCTCGCGATCCTGCCGTTCGTCTACTTCCACTATTACAACTGGATCGGTCTGATCGACATCTTCATTTTCGCGGCGTGCATGTCCTTTCTCACCTGGCGCACCGGCGGTGTGGAGGCTGCTATCGCGCTCCATGCGGCAAACAACATCGGGGTCTTCGCGGCAGGCGCGTTCTTCCCGGGCAGGGTTCCGGCCGTCGACATCGACTGGCCAACTGCGGCGTTCTACATCAGTGTCATTGTCACCGCGACGGCGCTTACTGGATGGCTACTGACCCGTCGGGATTCACCTTCACCTGCGCAGCCGCCGCTGCCGTGA
- a CDS encoding alpha/beta fold hydrolase produces the protein MNSTVFLPGVATRDHEVTVPIDRDDPARGQISVFARELAVDDSLPALVYFQGGPGKPGPRMLMDWIPEALKRYRVFLFDERGTGRSHKVDRTTPERIDAHYLSHLRPPDVAADAEAMRQHLGLEQWDVLGNSFGAACAGAYLSYFPEGIRRAHLVGCVPEPHMEVERFNRLNFQLLAARTKELFAEVPWIEDRIAEVADHLDNHDERMPTGERLSATRFRFCGVLLGEEGDFGALANLLEMPFTTHRGEKRLRGDFLAQLGAIISLETMPLWGVIHETVMARPGHPVQWNADKVYREEFADLPLLGNQFLRTHFEEDPALIPFSEEVDKVHRMDTLKAQAQDVSANEVPTAALLFKQDLFLPYELTRKSATRVGNLKLWVHDEWFHDGLWTHGPEVVNTLFDMLEP, from the coding sequence GTGAACTCAACCGTGTTTCTGCCCGGTGTCGCCACCCGCGACCACGAGGTGACGGTGCCGATCGACCGCGACGACCCCGCTCGCGGTCAGATCAGCGTCTTCGCGCGCGAGCTTGCCGTTGACGATTCGCTGCCCGCCCTCGTGTACTTCCAGGGCGGGCCCGGCAAACCCGGCCCGCGCATGCTCATGGATTGGATCCCGGAGGCGCTGAAGCGCTACCGCGTGTTTCTTTTCGACGAGCGCGGCACCGGCCGCTCCCACAAGGTCGACCGCACGACACCCGAGCGTATCGACGCGCACTACCTGTCCCACCTGCGCCCGCCCGATGTCGCAGCCGATGCCGAGGCGATGCGCCAGCACCTGGGGCTTGAGCAGTGGGACGTGCTGGGCAACTCGTTCGGCGCAGCGTGCGCGGGCGCGTACCTGTCCTACTTCCCGGAAGGTATCCGCCGTGCCCACCTGGTTGGTTGCGTGCCCGAGCCGCACATGGAGGTGGAGCGCTTCAACCGCCTGAACTTCCAGCTGCTTGCCGCCCGTACCAAGGAACTCTTCGCCGAGGTGCCGTGGATCGAGGACCGCATCGCGGAGGTCGCCGATCACCTGGACAACCACGACGAGCGGATGCCGACGGGGGAGCGGCTCTCGGCCACGCGCTTCCGCTTCTGCGGCGTGCTGCTCGGGGAGGAAGGCGACTTCGGCGCCCTGGCGAACCTGCTTGAGATGCCGTTCACCACCCACCGCGGCGAAAAGCGCCTGCGCGGGGATTTCCTCGCACAGTTGGGTGCAATCATCTCGCTGGAGACCATGCCGCTGTGGGGCGTGATCCACGAAACCGTGATGGCGCGGCCAGGTCATCCGGTGCAGTGGAACGCCGACAAGGTCTACCGCGAGGAGTTCGCTGACCTGCCGCTGTTAGGCAACCAGTTCCTGCGCACCCACTTCGAGGAAGACCCGGCGCTTATCCCGTTCTCCGAAGAGGTGGACAAGGTCCACCGTATGGACACCCTGAAAGCCCAGGCGCAGGATGTCTCCGCCAACGAGGTGCCCACCGCCGCGCTGCTGTTCAAGCAGGACCTGTTCCTACCGTACGAACTGACCCGCAAGTCGGCGACGCGGGTGGGCAACCTCAAGCTGTGGGTGCACGACGAATGGTTCCACGACGGCCTCTGGACGCACGGCCCGGAGGTCGTGAACACCCTGTTCGACATGCTGGAACCCTAG
- a CDS encoding ABC transporter permease, which translates to MRRAQYVGGVIVGLVLLAAVVSLVWTPYDPLQAMPENRLEGPSISHVLGTDELGRDVLSRIMDGARLTLAVVLGAVGLSALIGIPLGIYAGMRNSRFVMGMSDLLLAFPALLLAIVFTAVFGASIWIVVLAIGLAGIPGFVRVARVGTIQVMSQDYILAARMAKLSGPAIARRHVLPNIAHLLSTQATVAIALAILAEAGLSFLGLGAPAPYASWGRMLQASQPFLATDPHLAIWPGLAIALTVMGFNLLGGSRDPR; encoded by the coding sequence ATGAGGCGCGCGCAATACGTAGGTGGCGTAATCGTCGGCCTGGTCCTGCTCGCCGCGGTGGTGTCGCTGGTGTGGACCCCGTACGACCCGTTGCAGGCGATGCCGGAAAACCGGTTGGAGGGGCCGTCGATAAGCCATGTGCTTGGCACGGACGAGCTGGGCCGCGACGTGCTGTCGAGGATTATGGACGGCGCGCGCCTGACCCTCGCTGTGGTGCTGGGCGCGGTGGGGCTATCGGCGCTGATTGGCATCCCGCTGGGGATTTATGCGGGGATGCGCAACAGCAGGTTCGTGATGGGGATGTCCGACCTGCTGCTGGCGTTTCCGGCGCTGCTGCTGGCCATTGTGTTCACCGCGGTGTTTGGGGCCTCGATCTGGATTGTGGTGCTGGCGATTGGGCTAGCCGGGATTCCCGGGTTTGTGCGCGTGGCGCGGGTGGGCACGATCCAGGTGATGAGCCAGGACTACATCCTGGCCGCGCGGATGGCGAAACTTTCCGGACCGGCGATTGCGCGCCGTCACGTGCTGCCGAACATCGCGCACCTGCTGTCCACGCAAGCGACGGTTGCGATCGCCCTGGCTATCCTGGCCGAGGCTGGCTTGAGCTTCCTCGGGCTCGGGGCACCGGCGCCGTATGCGTCGTGGGGGCGCATGCTGCAGGCCTCGCAGCCGTTCTTGGCCACCGACCCGCACTTGGCGATCTGGCCCGGCCTGGCGATCGCGCTGACCGTTATGGGTTTCAACCTGCTTGGAGGCAGCCGTGATCCGCGTTGA
- a CDS encoding ATP-binding cassette domain-containing protein: MIRVEDLSIPGLLDGISFEVAPGERLGIIGGSGSGKSLTALSIMGLTDLPVSGSITVDGVEMVGSPDRVQRKVRGAKVGMVFQEPMTALDPLKKIGSLVPHELLEDVGVARPEAYPHQLSGGQRQRVLIALALSQNPDYLICDEPTTALDTTVQRQILDLIDRLVDERGMGLIFISHDLAVVDHMTEQLLILKDGREVSSHSEYAQQLERASRPGPPAAPTVLGEPVVTLDGVSLRRGATQALDNVSLTVREGERLGIVGGSGSGKTSLLHTIAGLLTPDSGTVTVGGTMQMVFQDPYSSLDPRMDVLRSVMEGGVDKQRASETLAEVGITDNRLPKAFSGGQRQRISIARAAASRPSILLADEPVSALDVSVREQVLALLDATVGPNTLIFVSHDLAVVREICPRIAVMHQGKIVEHGETEAIWRDPQHEYTQQLLDSVLDSVLDSVLDGEGSSDSSE; encoded by the coding sequence GTGATCCGCGTTGAAGATTTGAGCATTCCGGGCCTGCTAGACGGCATCTCCTTCGAGGTCGCCCCCGGCGAGCGCCTGGGCATTATCGGTGGGTCCGGCTCCGGGAAGTCGCTCACCGCGCTGTCCATCATGGGGCTCACCGACCTGCCGGTGAGTGGCTCCATCACCGTCGACGGGGTGGAGATGGTCGGCTCCCCCGATCGCGTCCAGCGCAAGGTGCGCGGCGCGAAGGTGGGCATGGTCTTCCAAGAGCCGATGACCGCGCTCGACCCGCTGAAGAAGATCGGTTCGCTGGTGCCGCACGAGTTGCTTGAGGACGTCGGCGTTGCTCGCCCCGAGGCCTACCCGCACCAGCTCTCCGGCGGCCAGCGCCAGCGCGTGCTCATCGCGCTCGCCCTGTCGCAGAACCCGGACTATTTGATCTGCGACGAGCCCACCACCGCGCTCGACACCACCGTGCAGCGCCAGATCCTCGACTTGATTGACCGGCTTGTCGACGAGCGCGGCATGGGCCTGATCTTCATCTCCCACGACCTCGCCGTGGTGGATCACATGACGGAGCAGCTGCTCATCCTCAAGGACGGACGCGAAGTATCGTCCCACTCCGAGTACGCCCAGCAGCTCGAGCGCGCCTCGCGCCCCGGCCCGCCAGCCGCACCCACTGTTCTCGGCGAGCCCGTGGTCACGCTCGACGGCGTGAGCCTGCGCCGAGGCGCCACGCAAGCCCTTGACAACGTCTCGCTCACCGTCCGCGAAGGCGAGCGCCTGGGCATTGTCGGTGGCTCCGGCTCCGGCAAGACCTCGCTTTTGCACACCATCGCTGGCTTGCTCACGCCGGATTCGGGCACGGTCACTGTCGGCGGCACCATGCAGATGGTCTTCCAGGACCCGTATTCTTCGCTCGACCCGCGGATGGATGTGCTCCGAAGCGTGATGGAAGGAGGCGTCGATAAGCAACGAGCTAGCGAAACCCTCGCCGAGGTTGGCATTACCGACAACCGTTTGCCCAAGGCCTTCTCCGGCGGGCAGCGCCAGCGGATCTCGATCGCTCGCGCCGCCGCGTCTCGCCCCAGCATTTTGCTTGCCGACGAACCGGTGAGCGCGCTCGATGTCTCCGTACGCGAGCAGGTGCTTGCGCTTCTCGACGCCACCGTGGGCCCGAACACCCTCATCTTTGTCTCGCACGACTTGGCGGTGGTGCGCGAGATCTGCCCGCGGATCGCGGTTATGCACCAAGGCAAGATTGTGGAGCACGGCGAGACCGAAGCGATTTGGCGCGACCCGCAGCACGAGTACACGCAGCAGTTGCTGGACTCAGTGTTGGACTCGGTGCTGGACTCAGTACTGGACGGCGAGGGATCCAGCGACTCTAGCGAGTGA
- a CDS encoding ABC transporter permease, translating into MKSVGRFIALLAAASVLIFLLLRAVPGDPARVALGVTATDEAVAELSRRLGTDRPLTVQYFDWIGGLLTGDFGISMASGRDITPTIIERAGTSLTLTITAMVVALLLAVPLGIRLARRPNPILAGLTQIGIAVPSFLIGILTVALFSVQLGWLPAGGWGSPAHAVLPVASLALVQGAILTRYVRAAIVEELGKDYVRTGRAQGASISEVLYSSVLRNAALPVLTVTGLQLSTLIVGAVVVERVFAIPGLGSMLIDAVSSRDLTTVQTVMMLLVAFTLAVNLIVDLLYVVIDPRSRR; encoded by the coding sequence ATCAAATCCGTTGGACGTTTCATCGCGCTGCTTGCCGCCGCCAGCGTTCTGATCTTCCTGCTGCTGCGCGCAGTGCCGGGCGACCCGGCGCGCGTTGCGCTCGGCGTGACGGCCACGGACGAAGCCGTCGCGGAGCTTTCGCGACGCTTGGGCACCGACCGCCCGCTGACCGTCCAGTACTTCGACTGGATCGGGGGACTGCTCACCGGGGACTTCGGCATCTCAATGGCGTCGGGGCGCGATATCACACCGACGATCATCGAACGCGCCGGCACCTCGCTCACCCTCACCATCACCGCCATGGTGGTGGCGCTGTTGCTTGCCGTGCCGTTGGGGATCCGGCTGGCGCGCCGGCCCAACCCGATCCTGGCGGGGCTCACGCAGATTGGCATCGCGGTGCCGTCGTTCCTCATCGGCATCCTCACCGTCGCACTTTTCTCTGTGCAACTGGGGTGGTTGCCGGCTGGTGGCTGGGGCTCACCCGCGCACGCCGTGTTGCCGGTGGCGTCGCTGGCCTTGGTACAGGGTGCGATCCTCACGCGCTACGTGCGCGCTGCCATCGTGGAGGAGCTGGGCAAGGACTACGTGCGCACGGGCAGGGCGCAGGGGGCGTCGATAAGCGAAGTGCTTTATTCCTCCGTGCTGCGCAACGCGGCGCTGCCTGTGCTCACTGTGACTGGCCTGCAGCTCTCGACGCTGATTGTGGGAGCGGTTGTGGTGGAGCGGGTGTTCGCGATCCCGGGTTTAGGTTCCATGCTGATCGACGCTGTGTCGAGCCGTGACCTGACCACCGTCCAGACCGTGATGATGCTGCTGGTCGCGTTCACACTCGCGGTGAACCTGATCGTGGATCTGCTGTACGTAGTAATCGACCCAAGGAGCCGGCGATGA
- a CDS encoding CPBP family intramembrane glutamic endopeptidase: MDDAPKVIAPYHRLNRTRPDWWRPLVELGLAAVFGLVFQIAWIIAMMFGPVTLESLTAMLFERDEWSADPATSLMLFGGIATGIPAVLLAARISGRPRGTLWSVERRFRWRRFGQALLFITLPAAVLQALDVALYGMPAPVDRTFWLHVAVACTALPLQCVAEELIFRGMLPQAMGTWMRSAWLAYLVALPIFVIGHPYGASGLISVAIFGALASLLTHRTGGLEAAIALHITLNATVYFGEFSGIAQDFGVRQLLTALTVLVMYGGAGLILLLGVNTTVAPPQLDSVRVRSLPHPSGELLGARGIDVVGPGGVVLCEMPWRGDTSSAELVVPGWRFRYTALHGRFALRCTNTGPTPQPVYLAIVPHFARGQLQGHVLYDAHRTVKLTPTGATGATGMVVWHPPEGGVCAGPELRDTLLQPGKSVQIELNIEVV, encoded by the coding sequence ATGGACGACGCACCCAAGGTGATCGCCCCCTACCACCGGCTCAACCGCACGCGCCCGGACTGGTGGCGCCCGCTTGTAGAACTCGGGCTTGCCGCCGTGTTCGGGCTGGTGTTCCAGATCGCGTGGATTATCGCGATGATGTTCGGGCCGGTGACGTTGGAGTCGCTCACCGCCATGCTCTTCGAGCGCGACGAGTGGAGCGCCGACCCCGCGACGAGCCTGATGCTGTTCGGCGGCATCGCCACCGGGATCCCTGCGGTGCTGCTGGCCGCGCGCATCAGTGGCAGGCCACGCGGCACGCTGTGGTCCGTCGAGCGGCGGTTCCGGTGGCGCCGCTTCGGCCAGGCGCTGCTTTTTATCACCTTGCCGGCGGCGGTGCTGCAAGCCCTCGACGTGGCGCTTTACGGCATGCCCGCGCCCGTAGACCGCACCTTTTGGCTGCACGTCGCAGTTGCGTGCACCGCGCTGCCGCTGCAGTGTGTGGCCGAGGAGCTGATCTTCCGCGGCATGCTGCCGCAGGCAATGGGTACGTGGATGCGCTCCGCGTGGCTGGCGTACCTCGTAGCTCTACCGATCTTTGTCATCGGCCACCCGTACGGAGCTTCGGGACTGATCAGCGTGGCAATCTTCGGCGCACTCGCGAGCCTGCTCACGCACCGCACCGGCGGGCTCGAGGCCGCGATCGCACTGCATATCACGCTGAACGCGACGGTGTACTTCGGCGAGTTCTCCGGCATCGCGCAAGATTTCGGTGTCCGACAGCTGCTCACCGCGTTAACGGTCCTCGTGATGTACGGCGGCGCCGGGCTCATTTTGCTGCTCGGGGTCAATACCACCGTCGCTCCGCCGCAGCTGGATAGCGTGCGCGTGCGCTCCCTTCCGCACCCGTCCGGCGAACTGCTCGGCGCTCGCGGCATCGACGTCGTCGGCCCCGGCGGTGTCGTGCTGTGTGAGATGCCGTGGCGCGGCGACACCTCCAGCGCAGAACTCGTCGTGCCAGGCTGGCGCTTTCGATACACCGCACTGCACGGCCGCTTCGCCCTGCGCTGCACCAACACCGGCCCGACACCGCAGCCGGTGTACCTTGCGATCGTCCCCCACTTCGCGCGCGGTCAGCTCCAGGGGCACGTGCTTTACGACGCCCATAGGACCGTCAAACTCACCCCCACCGGCGCCACCGGCGCCACCGGCATGGTGGTGTGGCATCCGCCCGAAGGAGGTGTCTGCGCTGGCCCTGAACTGCGTGATACGCTCCTTCAACCAGGCAAGAGCGTTCAGATAGAACTCAATATCGAGGTGGTCTAA
- the lepA gene encoding translation elongation factor 4, translated as MAAQTRNFAEETFTNPEQIRNFCIIAHIDHGKSTLADRILQLSNVVDAREMRDQYLDNMDIERERGITIKAQNVRLPWTVGTGELAGQQFVLQMIDTPGHVDFSYEVSRSLDACEGAILLVDAAQGIEAQTLANLYMAMENDLEIIPVLNKIDLPAADPEKYALEIANIIGCEPEEVLRVSGKTGEGVPELLDKVVELIPAPSSDHAEDAPARALIFDSVYDTYRGVVTYIRMVDGKLLPNQQVQMMNTGTRHEILEIGVVSPTMKKTKGLGPGEVGYLITGVKDVRETRVGDTVTWASKGAADPLEGFEEVKPMVYSGLFPVSQEDFPDLRESLEKLQLNDASLTWEPETSVALGFGFRCGFLGLLHMEITRDRLEREFDLDLISTAPSVTYRVVAEDGSEQVVHNPSDWPGGKLQAVYEPIVNMTIIVPQEFVGTTMELCQSKRGTMKNMEYLSEDRVELRYIMPLGEIIFDFFDMLKSRTKGYASLNYEDAGEQEADLVKVDILLQGEPVDAFSAIVHKDSAQWYGNKMTKKLKELIPRQQFEVPVQAAIGSKIIARENIRALRKDVLSKCYGGDISRKRKLLEKQKAGKKRMKSIGSVTVPQEAFVAALSTDEE; from the coding sequence ATGGCTGCCCAGACGAGGAACTTCGCGGAAGAGACCTTCACCAACCCGGAGCAAATCCGGAACTTCTGCATCATCGCGCACATCGACCACGGCAAGTCCACCTTGGCCGACCGCATCCTCCAGCTCTCCAACGTTGTGGACGCGCGCGAGATGCGCGACCAGTACCTGGACAACATGGACATCGAGCGCGAGCGCGGCATCACCATCAAAGCCCAAAACGTGCGCCTGCCGTGGACCGTCGGCACGGGCGAGCTCGCCGGCCAGCAGTTCGTGCTCCAGATGATTGACACGCCTGGCCACGTCGACTTCTCTTACGAGGTCTCCCGCTCGCTCGACGCGTGTGAGGGAGCTATTTTGCTTGTCGACGCAGCGCAGGGCATCGAAGCCCAAACCCTGGCCAACCTCTACATGGCCATGGAGAACGATCTTGAGATCATCCCGGTGCTAAACAAGATTGACCTGCCGGCAGCGGACCCGGAGAAGTACGCGCTGGAAATCGCCAACATCATCGGCTGCGAGCCCGAGGAGGTGCTGCGCGTCTCCGGCAAGACCGGCGAGGGCGTGCCCGAGCTTCTGGACAAGGTCGTCGAACTCATCCCCGCCCCCAGCTCAGACCACGCCGAAGACGCGCCCGCCCGTGCGCTGATCTTCGACTCGGTCTACGACACCTACCGCGGCGTGGTCACCTACATCCGCATGGTCGACGGCAAACTGCTGCCCAACCAGCAGGTGCAGATGATGAACACCGGCACCCGCCACGAAATCCTCGAGATCGGTGTCGTCTCGCCGACGATGAAAAAGACCAAAGGCCTCGGCCCAGGCGAGGTGGGCTATTTGATCACCGGCGTGAAAGACGTCCGCGAGACCCGCGTCGGCGACACGGTCACCTGGGCCTCCAAAGGCGCCGCCGACCCACTCGAGGGGTTCGAGGAAGTCAAGCCCATGGTCTACTCGGGCTTGTTCCCAGTCTCGCAGGAAGACTTCCCCGACCTGCGCGAATCGCTAGAAAAGCTCCAGCTTAACGACGCCTCGTTGACCTGGGAACCCGAAACCTCTGTGGCCCTTGGCTTCGGCTTTCGCTGCGGCTTCCTCGGGCTGCTCCACATGGAGATCACCCGCGACCGCCTCGAGCGCGAGTTCGACCTCGACCTGATCTCTACCGCACCGAGTGTGACCTACCGCGTGGTGGCCGAGGACGGCTCAGAGCAGGTCGTGCACAACCCGTCCGACTGGCCGGGCGGCAAGCTGCAGGCTGTCTACGAGCCGATCGTGAACATGACCATCATCGTCCCGCAGGAATTCGTGGGCACCACGATGGAGCTGTGCCAGTCCAAGCGCGGCACCATGAAGAACATGGAGTACCTCTCCGAGGACCGCGTTGAGCTGCGCTACATCATGCCTTTGGGCGAGATCATCTTTGACTTCTTCGACATGCTGAAGTCCCGCACCAAAGGCTACGCGTCTTTGAACTACGAAGACGCCGGCGAACAGGAAGCCGATTTGGTGAAGGTGGACATCCTGCTCCAGGGTGAGCCGGTGGATGCGTTCTCCGCCATCGTGCACAAGGACTCCGCGCAGTGGTACGGCAACAAGATGACGAAGAAGCTCAAAGAGCTCATCCCGCGCCAGCAGTTCGAGGTGCCGGTGCAGGCGGCGATCGGGTCGAAGATCATCGCGCGTGAAAACATTCGCGCGCTGCGCAAGGACGTGCTGTCCAAGTGCTACGGCGGCGACATTTCGCGTAAGCGCAAGCTGCTGGAAAAGCAGAAAGCCGGCAAGAAGCGCATGAAGTCCATCGGCTCGGTCACTGTGCCGCAGGAGGCCTTCGTCGCGGCGCTGTCCACCGACGAGGAGTAA
- a CDS encoding CPBP family intramembrane glutamic endopeptidase: MQFHLLARPRRWWVSLIELTLVAALFFGLLTAAVALLSATGDDADVLELLSLALVLPAPFLAAWLTRRNPTALLSVEYRIRWPIVGRAALVAVPLYGLLAGVMFFSAEAVVTAHTIALACVYLLIIPFQAAMEELVFRAALPQIVGTWVRSPWVAYGAAIPPFVFLHVYNWIGLTDIFVFAACASYLTWRTGGIEAATVLHAAGNLQIYLLIPFFPDDLTVTTDLDWGSVAFTIALTVLATALIARVVTRSRAVSNVYRVG, encoded by the coding sequence ATGCAGTTTCACCTTCTGGCACGCCCCCGCCGCTGGTGGGTATCGCTCATCGAACTAACCCTGGTCGCAGCCCTCTTCTTCGGTCTGCTCACCGCTGCGGTGGCTCTATTGAGTGCCACGGGCGATGATGCGGACGTGCTCGAGCTATTGTCCCTGGCGTTGGTGCTTCCCGCGCCGTTTCTCGCAGCCTGGCTGACCCGGCGCAACCCGACCGCGCTGCTCTCGGTGGAGTACCGGATCCGGTGGCCGATCGTCGGACGCGCTGCGCTGGTAGCGGTGCCGCTGTACGGATTGCTTGCTGGCGTCATGTTCTTCAGCGCCGAAGCAGTCGTCACCGCTCACACCATTGCTCTCGCGTGTGTCTACCTCTTAATCATTCCGTTCCAGGCCGCGATGGAAGAGCTCGTGTTTCGCGCGGCGTTGCCGCAGATCGTGGGTACCTGGGTGCGCTCACCATGGGTCGCCTACGGCGCCGCGATCCCGCCGTTTGTGTTCCTCCATGTCTACAACTGGATCGGTTTGACGGACATTTTCGTGTTCGCGGCGTGTGCGTCGTACCTAACGTGGCGCACCGGCGGCATCGAGGCTGCCACCGTGCTGCACGCCGCAGGCAACCTTCAGATCTACCTGTTGATTCCCTTCTTTCCCGACGATCTCACCGTGACAACGGACCTCGACTGGGGCTCAGTCGCCTTCACGATTGCGCTCACGGTGCTCGCGACCGCACTCATCGCGCGGGTGGTCACCCGCAGCCGAGCTGTGTCTAATGTATATAGGGTCGGATAG